CGTTGGTCGGCGGCGGACAAGGGGCATTTATCGGCCGGGTGCATGCCACGGCGGCAGTGTTGGACAACCGGGCCGTCTTGGTCGCCGGAGCGCTTAGCAGCGATCCAAAGCGAGGTAAAGCCTCGGCCGCCGATTACGACATTCCCGCCGACCGCGCTTACGGTTCCTATCAAGAACTCATCGAAAAGGAAAAGGCGCTGCCGCCCGACAGGCGGATCGATTTCGTTTCCATCGCCACGCCCAATCATACGCATTTCGAAATTGCCAAAGCCGCCGCGGAAGCGGGCTTCAATGTCATCTGCGATAAGCCCCTCACCCTGGATTTAGCGCAGGCCGAACAGTTGGCCGACGTGGTTGATCGCACCGGCGTGGTGTTTGCTGTTACGCACAACTACACCGGCTATCCACTGGTGCGGCAGGCCCGGCAAATGGTCCTTGGCAGCGAGCTGGGCGAAATCAACGCCATCCGTTCGTTCTACTTGCAAGGTTGGCTGCGGACCCGTTTGGAGTTGCAAAATCAAAAGCAGGCCACGTGGAGGTCCGATCCCGCGAAAAGCGGCGCGGCCGGCTGCTGGGGCGACATCGGCACCCACGCCTTCAATTTGGCCCGCTACATTACCGGGCTGATGCCGCAGTCGATCAGCGGGCATTTGAAAGTGTTTGAACCGGGCCGGGCGTTGGATGATTACGGTACTGTTGTTGTTCGATTTGAAAATGGGGCGCTGGGCACCGTGACGGCCTCGCAAATCAGCCATGGCCGTGAAAACGATCTGTGGATTGAAATCGACGGCACCAAGGGTTCGCTGGAATGGCACCAGGAAGAACCCAACAAAATGTGGCTCAAGCGCAACGGCCAGCCACACGCTTTGTACACCCGCGATCCGAATGCACCGTTCATGAACGAGGCTGGCAAAGCCGCGTGCCGCTTGCCCAGTGGACATCCGGAGGCGTTTTTCGAAGCGTTCGCCAATGTTTATCGGGCGGCCTACGACAGCATGATTTTGCGCGCCACGGGCCAAAAATTTCCCACGGTCGACACCATTTATCCCAACGTCAGCGACGGCGTAGAAGGCATGTACTTCATCCAGCAAAGCGTCGCCTCGACCAAAGAAAACGGCGCGTGGCTGCCGCTGCGGCACAAGCGGGCACGGAAGTGAGTGAGTGGTTAGTGGTGAGTCGCAAGCGGAGTTTGAAAGGTGATGGGAAAACCATTCACCACTCACTCCTCACCATTCACCTGGCCGCTACACCGTCGGCAAAATCACGCCCTGGTGCCAAAAGCGTTTCAGCTCGCGCACCACATCCAAAAACTTGCTCAGGTTGACCGGTTTGATCAAATAGCTTTCCACCTGCAGCATTTGCGTGTGAGCCATGTCGGCTTCGTCGGTCGAGCCGGTCAGCACCACCACGGGAATATCGCGCAGATCTTCGTCGGCGCGAATTTCCGACAGCACCTCGCGGCCGTCTTTTTTGGGCAGTTCGAGATCGAGCAAAATGACGTCGGGTCGTGGGGCGCGGGCGAAAATGCCGCGCCGCTGCAAATAATCCATCGCTTCGACGCCGTCGACCACCAGCGTGCAACGGTGCTGGAAGTTGGCCTTCTCCAAGGCACGAATAGCAAAGTGGGCGTCCATGCGGTTATCTTCCACCAAAAGCACTTCCATCGGACGACCAACAGTATCTTTACGCATAACAGCCTCGTGAGCCCCCTCGTCGCGCCATAACACACGAAAGTTCGCTTCCATTTAGTTTAACCTCGGGCGACAATGATTTGTACAAGTTAGCAAAAAAAGTTTTTTTCGCTGAGATCATTTCTGTTGAAATTCGATAGATGTTATCCCGATTGCCAGAAATTCACTCCTGTTTCCGAGGCTGATTTTATGCATAACAACATGGGATGGTTTCACAGTTTAACAATGAATGCTCTAGCAATTGCCGCGTTAGCGATGGGGATTTCGCCTGGAATGAATGGCTCGCAAGGCGTGCAAATCGCCGCGGCCCAAGCGCCGGAGGGAAGCGATCACATCAAGCCGTTGCCGCCGCCGGGAATTGACGTCCCGCCGGCAGATCGGGCCGAATTGGAGCGCGGCTTGGCAGGCTTGGATGGGGCCATTAAAGAACTGGCCGCCAACAAAGATCCGCACATTCAGGCGCTGTTGCCCGATGTGCAGATTTTTCAGCTTGCGGTCAAAAGCGCGCTGGAAAACAATGAGTTCTTCGATGCTGCCGACATCGCCAAGGCCAAGGAATTGTTGCAAATGGGGCTGGCCAGAGCCGATCAGTTGCAAAAAGGTGAAGCGCCCTGGACCAAAGCCACCGGCCTGGTCGTGCGGAGCTACATCTCAAAAATCGACGGCTCCGTGCAACCCTACGGTCTGGTCGTGCCTGTTTCTTGCCGGCCGGAAAGCGCGCACAAATTTCGCCTGGACGTCTGGTTGCACGGCCGCAACG
Above is a window of Pirellulales bacterium DNA encoding:
- a CDS encoding response regulator encodes the protein MRKDTVGRPMEVLLVEDNRMDAHFAIRALEKANFQHRCTLVVDGVEAMDYLQRRGIFARAPRPDVILLDLELPKKDGREVLSEIRADEDLRDIPVVVLTGSTDEADMAHTQMLQVESYLIKPVNLSKFLDVVRELKRFWHQGVILPTV
- a CDS encoding Gfo/Idh/MocA family oxidoreductase, producing the protein MATNGALNRKLRMALVGGGQGAFIGRVHATAAVLDNRAVLVAGALSSDPKRGKASAADYDIPADRAYGSYQELIEKEKALPPDRRIDFVSIATPNHTHFEIAKAAAEAGFNVICDKPLTLDLAQAEQLADVVDRTGVVFAVTHNYTGYPLVRQARQMVLGSELGEINAIRSFYLQGWLRTRLELQNQKQATWRSDPAKSGAAGCWGDIGTHAFNLARYITGLMPQSISGHLKVFEPGRALDDYGTVVVRFENGALGTVTASQISHGRENDLWIEIDGTKGSLEWHQEEPNKMWLKRNGQPHALYTRDPNAPFMNEAGKAACRLPSGHPEAFFEAFANVYRAAYDSMILRATGQKFPTVDTIYPNVSDGVEGMYFIQQSVASTKENGAWLPLRHKRARK